Proteins encoded in a region of the Xylocopa sonorina isolate GNS202 chromosome 11, iyXylSono1_principal, whole genome shotgun sequence genome:
- the LOC143429015 gene encoding uncharacterized protein LOC143429015 isoform X2, producing MEGFKYIVQKQERHIICFGSGCSRDTSRKGMSPFMRYSILEDHPNVAPNSYNVLDSFKAIKTKPCSRSISKKGYSGIARFSKKPILKDHCPSPSDYSTFIFPKEVQKIKYPLKSNNKRQTLIGNTVPGRNTDLCKICGKKPFGDYWHLRNEMFLCRSCMNKEFETGKQYRRRELKQFHKIRDCSILHQHGSTTAKMWLMHPTSVAKWIHREAYLSSYFNI from the exons ATGGAAG GATTCAAATACATTGTCCAAAAACAAGAACGACACATAATATGTTTTGGGTCAGGATGTTCTCGAGATACCTCAAGAAAGGGTATGAGTCCCTTTATGAGATATTCTATACTAGAAGATCATCCAAATGTAGCACCAAATTCGTATAATGTTTTGGACTCATTTAAAGCAATTAAAACTAAG CCTTGCTCTCGTAGTATTAGTAAAAAAGGTTACAGTGGTATTGCAAGATTTAGCAAAAAGCCTATATTAAAAGATCATTGTCCATCTCCATCAGATTACAGTACTTTTATATTTCCTAAAGAAGTGCAGAAGATAAAGTATCCACTCAAATCTAATAATAAAAGGCAGACACTTATTGGCAATACAGTTCCAGG TAGAAATACAGACCTTTGCAAAATATGTGGGAAAAAACCATTTGGTGATTATTGGCATTTGAGAAATGAAATGTTTTTATGCAGGTCATGTATGAATAAAGAATTTGAAACAGGAAAACAATACAGAAGAAGAGAATTAAAACAGTTTCAT AAAATACGAGACTGTTCAATTCTACATCAACATGGAAGTACAACTGCAAAGATGTGGTTGATGCATCCAACAAGTGTTGCAAAATGGATACATAGAGAAGCCTATCTCTCATCttattttaatatataa
- the LOC143429015 gene encoding uncharacterized protein LOC143429015 isoform X1 — protein sequence MEGFKYIVQKQERHIICFGSGCSRDTSRKGMSPFMRYSILEDHPNVAPNSYNVLDSFKAIKTKPCSRSISKKGYSGIARFSKKPILKDHCPSPSDYSTFIFPKEVQKIKYPLKSNNKRQTLIGNTVPGPGMYVDIKMKGTKFEHSFGGKKKIKLGVDLKCCSRNTDLCKICGKKPFGDYWHLRNEMFLCRSCMNKEFETGKQYRRRELKQFHKIRDCSILHQHGSTTAKMWLMHPTSVAKWIHREAYLSSYFNI from the exons ATGGAAG GATTCAAATACATTGTCCAAAAACAAGAACGACACATAATATGTTTTGGGTCAGGATGTTCTCGAGATACCTCAAGAAAGGGTATGAGTCCCTTTATGAGATATTCTATACTAGAAGATCATCCAAATGTAGCACCAAATTCGTATAATGTTTTGGACTCATTTAAAGCAATTAAAACTAAG CCTTGCTCTCGTAGTATTAGTAAAAAAGGTTACAGTGGTATTGCAAGATTTAGCAAAAAGCCTATATTAAAAGATCATTGTCCATCTCCATCAGATTACAGTACTTTTATATTTCCTAAAGAAGTGCAGAAGATAAAGTATCCACTCAAATCTAATAATAAAAGGCAGACACTTATTGGCAATACAGTTCCAGG CCCAGGCATGTATGTTGATATTAAAATGAAAGGTACTAAATTTGAACATAGTTTTGGtggtaaaaagaaaataaaacttgGAGTGGATTTAAAATGTTGCAGTAGAAATACAGACCTTTGCAAAATATGTGGGAAAAAACCATTTGGTGATTATTGGCATTTGAGAAATGAAATGTTTTTATGCAGGTCATGTATGAATAAAGAATTTGAAACAGGAAAACAATACAGAAGAAGAGAATTAAAACAGTTTCAT AAAATACGAGACTGTTCAATTCTACATCAACATGGAAGTACAACTGCAAAGATGTGGTTGATGCATCCAACAAGTGTTGCAAAATGGATACATAGAGAAGCCTATCTCTCATCttattttaatatataa
- the Tfb1 gene encoding transcription factor B1 produces the protein MTTSSEDVLMQVGQVRYKKGDGTLYVMNERIAWMLDNRDTVSVSHKYADIKLQKISPEGKSKIQLQVVLHDGSSSTFHFVNRNGQEAQIKDRDDVKELLQQLLPKFKRKVNKELEEKNRMLQENPVLLQLYRDLVITQVISSEEFWLQHAAEYTQAKKSQRQEIGVNSAFLADIKPQTDGCNGLKYNLTVDIIECIFKTYPAVKRKHQENVPHKMSESDFWTKFFQSHYFHRDRINAGTKDLFTECAKIDDQELKKDILSGIDDPLVDITSFEDQSLDENYGNGSSKSDKVSGNIVHQSMIKRFNQHSIMVLKASTAKQSTQSIQPQLNGSTPSASKTTTFCNQLDERPKTKKLKIQEKLIYDDLDTTHDVNINNSAPLNLTHIDRYLHGPVPGYGNTEPTSEELLMTLNQLKKEASSWLTGNSIPRQLATSLVSPAAAVSALGELTPGGALMKGFREESLGQLIPKDLEKELRNVYVCTCELLRHFWRSFPPTTPQLEEKAIRMHEALHRFHSAKLKPFEDRVQREFSAVSQHLTSHLNQLLNTAYRKFAVWQQRKMQMR, from the exons ATGACTACATCATCAGAAGATGTTCTTATGCAAGTAGGACAAGTTCGTTATAAAAAAGGAGATGGGACTTTATATGTTATGAATGAAAGAATAGCTTGGATGCTTGATAACAGAGACACTGTATCTGTCAGTCACAAATATGCTGACATTAAGT tGCAAAAGATATCGCCAGAAGGAAAATCGAAAATACAATTACAAGTTGTATTACACGATGGTTCGTCATCTACATTTCATTTTGTAAACAGAAATGGGCAAGAGGCACAAATTAAAGATCGTGATGATGTAAAAGAGTTACTTCAGCAACTATTACCAAAATTTAAAAGGAAAGTAAACAAAGAATTGGAGGAAAAAAATAG AATGCTCCAGGAGAATCCTGTACTACTCCAGTTGTATAGAGATTTGGTTATTACACAAGTTATTTCATCTGAAGAATTTTGGTTGCAACATGCTGCAGAATATACTCAGGCTAAAAAAAGTCAGAGGCAAGAAATTGGTGTAAATAGTGCTTTCTTG GCTGACATTAAACCACAAACTGATGGTTGCAATGGATTGAAATATAATTTAACTGTTGATATAATAGAATGTATATTTAAAACGTATCCAGCAGTAAAGAGAAAACATCAAGAAAATGTGCCTCACAAAATGTCAGAATCCGATTTCTGGACAAAGTTCTTTCAATCGCATTACTTTCATCGAGATCGTATCAATGCAGGGACCAAGGATCTTTTTACCGAATGTGCCAAAATAGACGACCAAGAACTTAAGAAAGATATTCTATCGGGTATTGACGATCCATTGGTGGATATAACTTCTTTCGAAGATCAATCATTAGATGAAAATTATGGAAATGGATCTAGTAAATCTGACAAAGTTTCAGGAAACATTGTACATCAAAGTATGATTAAGAGATTCAATCAACATAGCATTATGGTTTTAAAGGCCAGCACTGCCAAACAATCCACACAATCTATTCAACCACAATTAAATGGATCAACACCATCAGCAAGTAAAACTACAACGTTCTGTAATCAGTTAGATGAACGACCAAAGACTAAAAAG CTTAAAATACAAGAGAAGTTAATTTACGATGACCTTGATACTACTCATGATGTAAACATAAATAATAGTGCACCATTAAATTTAACTCATATAGACAGGTATTTACATGGTCCGGTACCAGGATATGGTAATACCGAACCAACGTCTGAAGAACTACTTATGACATTAAATCaattaaaaaaagaagcgaGTAGTTGGCTAACAGGAAACAGTATACCAAGACAATTAGCAACATCATTAGTTAGTCCAGCTGCAGCAGTCTCAGCCCTAGGAGAACTAACTCCAGGTGGCGCGTTAATGAAGGGTTTTAGGGAAGAAAGTCTTGGAC AATTAATACCAAAGgatttagaaaaagaattgcGTAATGTATATGTCTGCACATGCGAACTCCTCAGGCATTTTTGGCGCAGTTTTCCGCCTACAACTCCACAGCTTGAGGAAAAAGCTATTAGAATGCACGAAGCGTTACATAGATTTCATTCTGCCAAACTTAAACCATTTGAA GATCGTGTTCAACGAGAGTTCTCTGCCGTTAGTCAACATTTGACAAGTCATTTAAATCAATTGTTAAATACAGCGTATAGAAAATTCGCAGTTTGGCAGCAACGTAAGATGCAAATGAGGTAG